AAACCGAGGGCTCAATCAACCCCTCATCAACGTGATCGTCATTGCCCTGTGTGCTGTGCTCAGCGATGCAGACAGCTTCTATGACATGGAGGATTTTGGGGAACTCAAACGGGATTGGCTCTCAAGCTTCCTGGACCTCCACACCGGTATACCCTCCCATGACACCTTCAATCGGGTCTTCGCCAGGCTC
The nucleotide sequence above comes from Deinococcus misasensis DSM 22328. Encoded proteins:
- a CDS encoding transposase family protein, translated to MNPEQLKLAVQHFSELPDPRTNRGLNQPLINVIVIALCAVLSDADSFYDMEDFGELKRDWLSSFLDLHTGIPSHDTFNRVFARL